A stretch of Magnetococcales bacterium DNA encodes these proteins:
- a CDS encoding septum formation initiator family protein yields the protein MSQGTSKGVLLGLALLVANAWAQYLLWFGGQGLVRWRQTEKELISVRSEVNEVENRIHELKEEIRLLEKDPTAVEGVARRDLGLVYPDEIIFIVPN from the coding sequence ATGAGTCAGGGAACATCCAAGGGGGTGTTGTTGGGTTTGGCGCTTTTGGTGGCCAATGCCTGGGCGCAGTATTTGTTATGGTTTGGCGGGCAGGGGTTGGTGCGGTGGCGGCAGACGGAGAAGGAGTTGATTTCCGTGCGTTCGGAGGTCAACGAGGTGGAGAATCGCATTCATGAGTTGAAGGAGGAGATTCGGCTTTTGGAGAAGGATCCCACGGCGGTTGAGGGGGTGGCGCGTCGTGATTTGGGTTTGGTGTATCCTGATGAGATTATTTTTATTGTTCCCAATTGA
- the pyrE gene encoding orotate phosphoribosyltransferase, whose product MTIEHTTTAEKFLDFAIQADVLRFGTFQTKAGRSSPYFFNAGLFHDGRLLAQLGSFYAETLMNAQTPFDMLFGPAYKGIPLAAATAISLARDHDKNLPFAYNRKETKDHGEGGNIIGAPLQGKVLIVDDVISAGTSIRESVEWIQQAKATLAGVVIALDRQERGTGSTSATQEIQTTYQVPVIAIARLEDLIRLLARKPDHTQQLQSILSYREQWGVA is encoded by the coding sequence ATGACCATCGAACACACCACCACCGCCGAAAAATTTCTCGACTTCGCCATCCAGGCCGATGTGCTGCGCTTCGGCACCTTCCAAACCAAAGCCGGACGATCCAGCCCCTATTTTTTCAACGCGGGACTCTTCCACGATGGACGCCTGCTGGCCCAACTGGGCAGCTTCTACGCCGAAACCCTCATGAACGCTCAAACCCCGTTCGATATGCTCTTCGGCCCGGCCTACAAAGGCATCCCCCTGGCAGCGGCCACAGCCATCAGCCTGGCACGGGATCATGACAAAAACCTGCCCTTTGCCTACAACCGCAAGGAAACCAAAGACCATGGCGAAGGGGGCAACATTATCGGCGCACCGCTGCAAGGCAAGGTGCTGATCGTGGATGATGTCATCAGCGCCGGAACCTCGATCCGCGAATCGGTGGAGTGGATCCAACAGGCCAAAGCCACCCTGGCGGGCGTGGTGATCGCCCTGGACCGACAAGAACGTGGCACCGGCTCCACCAGCGCCACACAGGAAATTCAAACCACCTATCAGGTTCCGGTCATCGCCATCGCCCGACTGGAAGACCTGATCCGGCTGCTGGCGCGCAAACCCGATCACACACAACAACTGCAATCGATTCTGTCCTACCGGGAACAGTGGGGTGTGGCCTGA
- the metH gene encoding methionine synthase, which produces MATNRSALFQKQMQQRILVLDGAMGTMIQGHDLSETDFRGSRFSAYPSELKGNNDLLCLTRPDVIQGIHAAYLDAGADLLETNSFNANAISLNDYGMSELAFEINLAAARLAREAADRATAVTPDRPRFVAGILGPTNRTASISPDVNQPGYRNVTFRELVSAYDTAIRGLVEGGVDALMVETVFDALNCKAALFAILAFNEGRADPLPIMISGTISDRSGRILSGQTMEAFVHATAHANPVTMGLNCALGAEQLRPHLANLARVSDAWISIHPNAGLPNEMGGYDETPAAMAATIREFAQAGWINLAGGCCGTSPAFIRAIAEAVADLPPRVRPTPSRLCRLSGLEPLEIGGEETLFVNVGERTNVSGSRKFARLIRDGNDEEAVEVARQQVEDGAQIIDVNMDDAMLDAPAAMTRFLNRLAAEPDICRVPVMIDSSRWEAIEAGLQCLQGRGVVNSLSLKEGEERFLEQARLTKKYGAAAVVMAFDEQGQADTLERRVAICRRAHDLLITQAGFRPEEIIFDPNIFAVGTGIPAHDRYAVDYIEAVRRIKTEMPGVLTSGGVSNVSFSFRGNEVIREAMHAVFLYHAVAAGLDMGIVNAGQLAILEEIEPELKSRVEDLLLARREDASERLLELAQGLKERESGGTRERIEEQAWRELPVTERLIHAMVKGLDAFIEADVEEARLAIADPLAVVEGPLMAGMNRVGELFGAGKMFLPQVVKSARVMKKAVAHLTPYIEAAKRAGGATATAKGRILLATVKGDVHDIGKNIVKVVLQCNHYEVIDAGVMVPGEVILDQAREHGVDIIGLSGLITPSLEQMALIATEMERRGLKLPLMVGGATTSPLHAAVKIAPHYSGAVIQARDASQAASVAARLLHPEKCLAFVAEVRAQQAELREQYRQKKSPRAILPLSVARERRFVWNWQKNPPVPARFYGVRVIADQPLEDLVPFIDWTPFFQVWDLPGRFPDILNHPERGEEARKLFEDAQRSLEGILTHRTIRASGVFGLFRANVLENETIALYGEDAADGPLGVVRMVRQQAARAEGQPQLSLADFIAPRESGIQDTLGLFAVTAGLGLDEVANRLEASGDDYESIMLKALADRLAEAFAEQLHQRVRREFWGYAADEALTHAELIREKYRGIRPAPGYPACPDHGQKRVIFDLLNVEAETGIRLTESFAMHPGAAVSGFYFAHPEADYFRADGLGRDQIVAYAQASNEDVSQVEMRLVNHLGYAP; this is translated from the coding sequence ATGGCCACGAACCGTTCCGCGCTTTTCCAGAAACAGATGCAACAACGCATCCTGGTACTGGATGGCGCCATGGGCACCATGATCCAGGGTCACGACTTGAGCGAAACCGATTTTCGCGGCAGTCGCTTCTCCGCGTACCCCTCGGAACTCAAAGGCAACAACGATCTGCTCTGCCTGACCCGACCGGATGTAATCCAGGGCATCCATGCCGCCTACCTGGACGCCGGAGCCGATCTCCTGGAAACCAATTCGTTCAACGCCAACGCCATCTCCCTGAACGATTACGGCATGTCGGAGTTGGCCTTCGAGATCAATCTCGCCGCCGCGCGTCTGGCCCGGGAAGCCGCCGACCGGGCCACGGCAGTCACCCCCGACCGCCCCCGCTTCGTGGCGGGAATTCTCGGTCCCACCAACCGCACCGCCTCGATTTCGCCGGATGTCAACCAGCCGGGATACCGCAACGTCACCTTTCGGGAACTGGTCAGCGCCTACGACACCGCCATCCGGGGACTGGTGGAAGGGGGCGTGGACGCGCTGATGGTGGAAACGGTCTTCGACGCCCTCAACTGCAAGGCGGCGCTGTTTGCCATTCTGGCCTTCAACGAGGGACGGGCCGATCCATTGCCCATCATGATCTCCGGCACCATCTCCGACCGCAGTGGCCGGATCCTCTCGGGTCAGACCATGGAGGCGTTCGTCCACGCCACCGCCCACGCCAATCCGGTGACCATGGGACTCAACTGCGCCCTGGGAGCCGAACAACTCCGACCCCATCTGGCCAATCTGGCCCGGGTTTCCGACGCCTGGATCTCGATTCATCCCAACGCCGGCCTGCCCAACGAAATGGGCGGCTACGACGAAACCCCGGCAGCCATGGCGGCCACCATCCGGGAGTTCGCCCAGGCGGGATGGATCAATCTGGCGGGCGGCTGCTGTGGCACCTCGCCGGCATTCATCCGCGCCATCGCCGAGGCCGTGGCGGATCTGCCCCCCCGTGTGCGTCCCACCCCTTCCCGGTTATGTCGGCTCTCCGGCCTGGAGCCTTTGGAAATCGGCGGAGAGGAGACCTTGTTCGTCAACGTGGGGGAGCGCACCAATGTCTCCGGATCCCGCAAGTTCGCCCGTCTGATCCGGGACGGCAACGACGAAGAGGCGGTGGAAGTGGCCCGCCAACAGGTGGAAGACGGCGCGCAGATCATCGATGTCAACATGGATGACGCCATGCTGGACGCTCCGGCGGCCATGACCCGTTTTCTCAACCGTCTGGCGGCGGAACCCGACATCTGTCGCGTGCCGGTGATGATCGACTCCTCCCGCTGGGAGGCCATCGAGGCGGGATTGCAGTGTCTGCAAGGCCGTGGGGTGGTCAACTCCTTGAGTCTCAAGGAAGGAGAGGAACGTTTCCTGGAACAGGCCCGCCTCACCAAAAAATATGGCGCCGCCGCCGTGGTCATGGCCTTCGACGAACAGGGTCAGGCCGACACCCTGGAGCGGCGTGTGGCCATCTGTCGTCGCGCCCACGATCTGTTGATCACCCAGGCGGGCTTTCGGCCCGAAGAGATCATCTTCGATCCCAATATTTTTGCCGTGGGCACGGGCATTCCGGCCCATGACCGGTACGCGGTGGACTACATCGAGGCGGTACGCCGCATCAAGACCGAGATGCCGGGGGTGTTGACCAGTGGCGGCGTGAGCAATGTCTCGTTTTCCTTCCGGGGCAACGAGGTGATCCGGGAGGCGATGCATGCGGTATTTCTGTATCACGCGGTGGCCGCCGGGTTGGACATGGGGATCGTCAACGCCGGGCAACTGGCGATTCTCGAAGAGATCGAGCCGGAGTTGAAAAGCCGCGTCGAGGATTTATTGCTGGCCCGACGGGAGGACGCCTCCGAGCGGTTGCTGGAACTGGCCCAGGGTCTGAAAGAGCGGGAGAGCGGCGGCACCCGGGAGCGGATCGAAGAGCAGGCTTGGCGCGAACTGCCGGTGACGGAGCGGTTGATTCACGCCATGGTCAAGGGGTTGGACGCGTTCATCGAGGCGGATGTGGAAGAAGCGCGTTTGGCGATCGCCGATCCTCTGGCCGTGGTGGAAGGGCCGCTGATGGCGGGCATGAACCGGGTGGGAGAGTTGTTCGGCGCGGGCAAGATGTTTTTGCCCCAGGTGGTGAAAAGCGCACGGGTGATGAAAAAGGCGGTGGCCCATCTCACCCCGTACATCGAGGCGGCCAAAAGGGCGGGGGGCGCCACGGCGACCGCCAAGGGACGGATTCTGCTGGCCACGGTCAAAGGGGATGTCCACGACATCGGCAAGAACATCGTCAAGGTGGTGTTGCAGTGCAACCATTACGAGGTGATCGACGCCGGAGTGATGGTGCCGGGGGAAGTGATTCTCGATCAGGCCCGGGAGCATGGGGTGGACATCATCGGTCTGTCGGGTCTGATCACCCCTTCTTTGGAGCAGATGGCCCTGATCGCCACCGAAATGGAGCGGCGGGGGTTGAAGCTGCCCTTGATGGTGGGCGGTGCAACCACGTCACCGTTGCATGCGGCGGTCAAGATCGCGCCCCACTATTCCGGGGCGGTGATTCAGGCGCGGGACGCCTCCCAGGCCGCTTCGGTGGCGGCCCGTCTGCTGCATCCGGAAAAGTGTCTCGCCTTCGTGGCCGAGGTGCGGGCCCAGCAGGCGGAGTTGCGTGAACAGTACCGGCAGAAGAAGAGTCCCCGCGCCATTTTGCCGTTGAGTGTGGCCCGGGAGCGTCGTTTTGTGTGGAACTGGCAAAAAAATCCTCCGGTTCCGGCCCGATTTTACGGAGTGCGGGTGATTGCGGATCAGCCCCTTGAGGATTTGGTGCCGTTCATCGATTGGACGCCCTTTTTTCAGGTTTGGGATCTGCCGGGGCGTTTTCCCGACATTCTCAACCATCCGGAGCGTGGAGAGGAGGCCAGAAAGCTCTTCGAGGATGCGCAACGGAGTCTGGAGGGGATTTTGACCCATCGAACCATTCGCGCCAGTGGCGTTTTTGGACTTTTCAGGGCCAACGTGCTGGAAAACGAAACCATCGCCCTTTACGGGGAGGATGCCGCCGACGGACCGCTGGGGGTGGTGCGCATGGTGCGTCAGCAGGCGGCGCGTGCCGAGGGTCAGCCGCAGCTCTCTTTGGCGGATTTCATCGCCCCGCGAGAAAGCGGAATCCAAGACACGTTGGGTCTGTTTGCCGTGACCGCCGGGTTGGGATTGGATGAGGTGGCGAATCGGTTGGAGGCGAGCGGGGACGATTACGAATCCATCATGCTCAAGGCGTTGGCGGATCGGTTGGCCGAGGCGTTCGCCGAGCAGTTGCATCAGCGGGTACGGCGGGAGTTCTGGGGGTATGCGGCGGATGAGGCGTTGACCCATGCGGAGTTGATCCGGGAGAAATATCGGGGCATTCGTCCGGCTCCGGGCTATCCCGCCTGTCCGGATCATGGGCAAAAGAGGGTGATTTTCGATTTGTTGAATGTGGAGGCTGAAACCGGGATCCGCTTGACCGAGAGTTTTGCCATGCATCCAGGGGCGGCGGTGAGTGGTTTTTATTTCGCCCATCCGGAGGCGGATTATTTCCGGGCGGACGGGTTGGGGCGGGATCAGATCGTCGCGTATGCGCAAGCGTCAAACGAGGACGTGTCACAGGTCGAAATGCGACTGGTGAATCATCTGGGATACGCCCCCTGA
- a CDS encoding sulfite exporter TauE/SafE family protein translates to MSFLFLGSVVCGLASGVIAGMFGVGGGILIVPVLLFLFYLDGINPVISMQLAVGTSLATIVITNVSSTWGHHRRGAVHWRLVRQYTPGCLLGAWLGSQLAAAMSGKILIMLFGLFEIFVGLKMLRSRNGGEVERVALSESVAPWIGVGIGGLSSLFGIGGGTLSVPALTLLSGISMQEAVGTSSAIGVPLALAGSLGFIQAGWHDPSLPEGSLGFLVPVAFLGIVAGTLVTTPVGVHLAHALDPARLKKGFGFFLLIVGVKLLWR, encoded by the coding sequence ATGTCTTTTCTTTTTTTGGGTTCTGTGGTGTGCGGGTTGGCCTCGGGGGTGATCGCCGGCATGTTCGGTGTGGGCGGGGGGATCTTGATTGTGCCGGTTTTGTTGTTCTTGTTTTATCTGGATGGTATCAATCCGGTCATCTCCATGCAGTTGGCGGTGGGTACGTCGTTGGCGACCATTGTGATCACCAATGTGTCGTCCACCTGGGGTCATCATCGGCGTGGTGCGGTGCATTGGCGATTGGTGCGTCAGTATACCCCAGGTTGTTTGTTGGGAGCGTGGCTTGGCTCCCAGTTGGCGGCGGCCATGTCCGGCAAGATTTTGATTATGCTTTTTGGTCTGTTCGAGATTTTCGTCGGGTTGAAGATGCTCCGTTCCCGGAATGGGGGGGAAGTGGAGAGGGTGGCGCTTTCGGAATCGGTGGCGCCTTGGATCGGGGTGGGAATCGGAGGATTGAGCAGTCTGTTCGGGATTGGGGGGGGAACGTTGTCGGTGCCGGCTTTGACGTTGCTTTCCGGGATTTCCATGCAAGAGGCGGTCGGTACGTCTTCGGCCATTGGGGTGCCTTTGGCGTTGGCCGGGAGTTTGGGATTCATTCAGGCCGGGTGGCATGATCCGTCGTTGCCGGAGGGATCTTTGGGGTTTTTGGTGCCGGTGGCGTTTTTGGGGATTGTGGCGGGGACGTTGGTGACCACCCCGGTTGGGGTGCATTTGGCGCATGCGTTGGATCCGGCGCGGTTGAAGAAGGGATTTGGTTTTTTCTTGTTGATCGTCGGGGTCAAGCTGTTGTGGCGCTGA
- the htpX gene encoding zinc metalloprotease HtpX encodes MHTLRFLLLMAGLTGLFLAIGQIIGGHNGMLMALLLAAGMNFWAWWNSDQAVLSMYNAMEVGPQQAPELYGIVRELARRGNLPMPRVYIIDDPSPNAFATGRDPEHAAVAATTGILSILNREELAGVMAHELAHVQHRDILIGTVTATLAGAITTLANFAGLFSSGRSEDGESEGRGWIGEILMLILAPLAAMLIQMAVSRSREYGADEGGAQLCGNPLWLASALHKLEIGSQRIPLNGAEENPATAHLFIVSPLSGGLVAGLFSTHPPMEERIARLQRMAHSR; translated from the coding sequence ATGCATACTCTGCGCTTTCTTCTCTTGATGGCAGGACTCACCGGCCTGTTTCTCGCCATCGGTCAAATCATCGGCGGTCACAACGGCATGCTGATGGCCCTGCTGCTCGCGGCGGGAATGAATTTCTGGGCCTGGTGGAACTCGGATCAGGCGGTTTTGTCCATGTACAACGCCATGGAGGTCGGCCCCCAACAGGCCCCGGAACTGTATGGCATCGTCCGGGAACTGGCACGCCGTGGCAATCTGCCCATGCCCCGGGTCTACATCATCGACGACCCCTCCCCCAACGCCTTCGCCACCGGACGGGATCCGGAACACGCCGCCGTCGCGGCCACGACCGGCATCCTCAGCATTCTCAACCGGGAAGAACTGGCCGGAGTGATGGCCCATGAACTGGCTCACGTGCAACACCGGGATATCCTGATCGGCACCGTCACCGCCACTCTGGCGGGAGCCATCACCACCCTGGCCAATTTTGCCGGACTCTTCTCCTCGGGCCGCTCCGAAGACGGAGAAAGCGAAGGTCGCGGCTGGATCGGTGAAATCCTGATGCTGATTTTGGCGCCACTGGCGGCCATGCTGATTCAGATGGCGGTCTCCCGCTCCCGCGAGTACGGCGCGGACGAAGGCGGCGCCCAACTGTGCGGCAATCCCTTGTGGCTGGCTTCGGCCCTGCACAAACTGGAAATCGGCAGCCAACGGATTCCTTTGAACGGTGCGGAGGAAAATCCGGCCACTGCCCATCTGTTCATCGTCTCGCCCCTTTCCGGTGGTCTGGTGGCGGGACTCTTTTCCACCCATCCTCCGATGGAGGAACGCATCGCGCGTCTGCAAAGAATGGCCCACTCCCGATGA
- a CDS encoding ribulose-phosphate 3-epimerase, protein MIKIAPSILSADFSRLGEEIRAVEQAGADYIHVDVMDGHFVPNLTIGPLVVEAIGRVATQPLDVHLMISPVDVYIPAFVKAGANILTVHAEATLHLDRTLNLIRESGCKVGLALNPATPLCNLGNVLHLLDMVVLMSVNPGFGGQSFIPHALNRIQTVRRMITDRGLNIELEVDGGIKPDNIHAAAQAGANVFVAGSAVFTQPDYAAVIQALRANASA, encoded by the coding sequence ATGATCAAAATCGCTCCTTCGATTCTTTCCGCCGACTTCTCCCGTCTGGGTGAAGAGATCCGCGCCGTGGAACAAGCCGGCGCGGATTACATTCATGTGGATGTCATGGATGGACACTTCGTGCCCAATCTCACCATCGGACCTCTGGTGGTCGAGGCCATTGGCCGGGTGGCCACCCAACCTCTGGATGTCCACCTGATGATTTCTCCGGTGGATGTATACATTCCGGCCTTTGTCAAAGCCGGAGCCAACATTCTCACGGTCCACGCCGAAGCCACCCTCCACCTGGATCGCACCTTGAACCTGATCCGCGAATCCGGTTGCAAGGTGGGACTGGCTCTCAATCCGGCCACGCCCCTGTGCAATCTCGGCAACGTGCTGCATCTGCTGGACATGGTGGTGCTGATGAGCGTCAATCCCGGCTTCGGCGGCCAATCCTTCATTCCCCACGCCCTCAACCGCATCCAGACCGTGCGCCGCATGATCACCGACCGGGGATTGAACATCGAACTGGAGGTGGATGGCGGCATCAAACCCGACAACATCCACGCCGCCGCCCAGGCCGGAGCCAACGTGTTCGTAGCCGGCAGCGCGGTCTTCACCCAGCCCGATTACGCCGCCGTGATCCAGGCTTTGCGGGCGAACGCCTCGGCATGA
- the rsmB gene encoding 16S rRNA (cytosine(967)-C(5))-methyltransferase RsmB — protein sequence MKSTLTPPRATNPRRLAVQAGTRDKPVPTHERPDLPAVAAPPPRATNPRRLAAEAVTRVTRDGLALSLDDSRLAGLDPRDRGLALEIAAGTLRHLNLLDAILDSCMPRPLAKGRHFLRAVLRTALYQARFLRVPARAAIHEAVELVKDSPDRPKAGFVNALLRTATNVEPATILDRQTDPVDRLALEHAHPPWLTRRWWHSLGEEATRARLLANNTPPPLVLRVNRLKSDRNALLAALGTRGAPHPFAPDGMIVTPSGPVEALPGYREGWFAVQDAAAQWPARLLGPQPGEEILDLCAAPGGKTAQLADLTGNQARIHAVDNSPSRLKTLTENLTRLGIQQVTITAGDATQPDLLAGETFDKILADLPCTGTGVIRRHPEIKWRRQEEDPRRMAAIQQTILENCAHRLRPGGLLVYAVCSLEPEEGAERIREFLSTHPHWHRLPITPLEHPALPPAAITPDGDLRFEPARDVMDGFFIARLKRD from the coding sequence ATGAAATCCACCCTCACCCCACCACGCGCCACCAACCCCCGCCGTCTGGCCGTCCAGGCCGGGACACGCGACAAGCCGGTCCCGACGCATGAACGCCCCGACCTGCCAGCCGTCGCCGCCCCGCCGCCGCGTGCCACCAACCCCCGCCGTCTGGCCGCGGAAGCCGTCACCCGGGTGACCCGGGATGGTCTGGCCCTCTCCCTCGACGACTCCCGACTGGCCGGACTCGATCCCAGAGACCGGGGACTGGCCCTGGAGATCGCCGCCGGCACATTGCGACATCTGAACTTGCTGGATGCCATTCTGGATTCCTGCATGCCCCGCCCCTTGGCCAAGGGCAGACATTTCCTGCGGGCCGTGCTGCGTACCGCCTTGTATCAGGCCCGATTTCTGCGGGTTCCGGCCCGGGCCGCGATCCACGAGGCGGTGGAACTGGTGAAGGACTCCCCGGATCGACCCAAAGCCGGATTCGTCAACGCCCTGCTGCGCACCGCCACCAACGTGGAACCGGCCACCATCCTCGATCGCCAAACCGATCCCGTGGACCGCCTAGCCCTGGAACACGCCCATCCCCCCTGGCTGACCCGCCGCTGGTGGCACAGCCTGGGCGAGGAGGCCACCAGAGCGCGCTTGCTGGCCAACAACACCCCGCCACCCCTGGTACTGCGGGTCAACAGGCTGAAAAGCGACCGGAACGCCCTGCTCGCCGCCCTGGGCACCCGGGGCGCTCCCCACCCCTTTGCCCCGGATGGGATGATCGTCACGCCATCCGGTCCGGTGGAAGCCTTGCCCGGTTATCGGGAAGGATGGTTCGCGGTGCAAGACGCCGCCGCCCAATGGCCAGCCCGTCTGCTCGGTCCCCAACCCGGCGAGGAGATTCTGGATCTGTGCGCCGCCCCCGGTGGCAAAACCGCCCAACTCGCGGACCTCACCGGCAATCAGGCCCGCATCCACGCCGTGGACAACAGCCCCTCCCGCCTGAAAACCCTGACGGAAAACCTCACCCGCCTCGGCATCCAACAGGTGACCATCACCGCAGGCGACGCCACCCAGCCGGACCTGCTGGCCGGTGAAACGTTTGACAAGATCCTCGCCGATCTTCCCTGCACCGGGACCGGCGTGATCCGCCGCCATCCGGAGATCAAATGGCGCCGCCAGGAGGAAGATCCCCGCCGCATGGCCGCCATCCAACAAACCATCCTGGAAAACTGCGCCCATCGCCTGCGCCCCGGCGGCCTGCTGGTCTACGCCGTCTGCTCCCTGGAACCGGAAGAAGGCGCGGAACGGATCCGGGAATTCCTGTCCACCCATCCCCACTGGCACCGCCTGCCCATCACCCCCCTCGAACACCCCGCACTGCCCCCCGCCGCCATCACCCCGGATGGCGACCTGCGCTTTGAACCGGCCCGAGATGTCATGGATGGCTTTTTTATCGCACGATTGAAGAGGGATTGA
- the pnp gene encoding polyribonucleotide nucleotidyltransferase: MFDIHKKSVRFGSETLTMETGRIARQADGAVLVTYGETMVLVAVTAEKEGRPGVDFLPLGVHYQEKYWAAGRIPGGFIKRETRPSDRETLTSRLIDRPLRPLFPKSFTLDTQVVATVLSFDGVNSADIPAMVGASAALAISGLPFEGPMAGARVAFVDGQYVLNPSTEQMAASQLDLVVAGTGDAVTMVESEANFLTEDEMLGAVMFGFEGYQPVVAAIRELAAECGKPRWEAPAVVEDVDLVAALRSGYRDRMRAVYEIADKMERQKSVSLLKQEAAEALSEGDKNRAAEVKIACKHLESEVIRERILSGGSRIDGRSLTQIRPIDCQVGVLPRVHGSALFTRGETQALATVTLGSRRDEQIVEGLLGETRERFYLNYTFPPYCVGETGRLGAPGRREIGHGKLAARALTAILPELEEFPYTLRVTSEITESNGSSSMATVCGSVLAMLDAGVPVKSMVAGIAMGLVKEGERFAILSDILGDEDHFGDMDFKVTGNAQGITALQMDIKITGINREIMAVALRQAREGRLHILGEMQKTISATRGDLSPHAPRIFTMKIHPDKIRDVIGTGGKVIRGITEETGCQIDISDDGTINIASANGESAKAAERIIRGIVSDVEKDAVYEGKVVRITDFGAFVNILPNKDGLVHISQLSSQRVAKVSDVIKEGDVVKVKVLDIDRQGRVKLTMKDF; encoded by the coding sequence ATGTTTGACATACATAAAAAAAGCGTTCGCTTTGGTTCGGAGACCCTCACCATGGAGACCGGGCGCATCGCCCGTCAGGCGGATGGCGCCGTGCTGGTCACCTATGGCGAAACCATGGTGCTGGTGGCGGTCACCGCCGAAAAAGAGGGCCGTCCTGGCGTGGATTTTCTGCCCCTGGGGGTGCATTATCAGGAAAAATATTGGGCGGCCGGTCGCATTCCCGGTGGTTTCATCAAGCGGGAGACTCGTCCTTCCGACCGGGAGACCCTCACCTCCCGCCTGATCGATCGTCCGTTGCGTCCCCTGTTCCCCAAGAGCTTCACCCTGGATACCCAGGTGGTGGCGACCGTGCTTTCCTTCGACGGCGTGAACAGTGCCGACATTCCCGCCATGGTGGGTGCTTCGGCGGCTTTGGCCATCTCGGGTCTGCCCTTTGAAGGCCCCATGGCTGGCGCCCGGGTGGCGTTCGTGGATGGTCAATACGTATTGAATCCCAGTACCGAACAGATGGCCGCTTCCCAGCTCGACTTGGTGGTGGCCGGGACCGGCGACGCCGTGACCATGGTGGAGTCCGAAGCCAACTTCCTCACCGAAGACGAAATGCTCGGCGCGGTGATGTTCGGTTTCGAGGGCTATCAGCCGGTGGTGGCCGCGATTCGCGAACTGGCCGCCGAATGTGGCAAACCCCGCTGGGAAGCCCCGGCGGTGGTCGAGGATGTGGATCTGGTCGCCGCGTTGCGTTCCGGCTATCGGGATCGGATGCGGGCGGTCTACGAGATCGCCGACAAGATGGAACGCCAAAAGAGCGTCAGTCTCCTCAAACAAGAGGCCGCCGAGGCCCTGAGCGAGGGTGACAAAAATCGCGCCGCCGAAGTCAAAATCGCCTGCAAGCATCTGGAATCCGAAGTGATCCGGGAACGGATCCTCTCCGGTGGCTCCCGCATCGATGGTCGCTCCCTGACCCAGATCCGTCCCATCGACTGTCAGGTGGGGGTGCTGCCCCGGGTTCACGGTTCGGCCCTGTTCACCCGCGGCGAGACCCAGGCTTTGGCCACGGTCACCCTGGGATCCCGCCGCGACGAGCAGATCGTCGAAGGCCTCCTCGGCGAAACCCGTGAACGGTTCTATCTCAACTATACCTTCCCCCCCTACTGCGTGGGTGAAACCGGTCGTCTGGGCGCTCCGGGACGCCGGGAGATCGGCCATGGCAAACTGGCCGCCCGTGCCTTGACCGCCATCCTGCCCGAACTGGAAGAGTTCCCCTATACCCTGCGGGTCACTTCCGAAATCACCGAGTCCAATGGTTCGTCCTCCATGGCCACGGTGTGCGGTTCGGTCCTGGCCATGCTGGATGCCGGCGTGCCGGTGAAATCCATGGTGGCGGGGATCGCCATGGGTCTGGTCAAAGAGGGCGAGCGGTTCGCGATTCTGTCCGACATCCTCGGTGACGAAGACCACTTCGGCGACATGGATTTCAAGGTGACCGGCAATGCCCAGGGCATCACGGCGTTGCAGATGGATATCAAAATCACCGGCATCAACCGGGAGATCATGGCCGTGGCTCTGCGTCAGGCCCGGGAAGGCCGGTTGCACATCCTCGGCGAGATGCAAAAAACCATCTCCGCCACCCGTGGCGATTTGTCGCCCCACGCTCCCCGGATTTTCACCATGAAAATCCATCCCGACAAGATCCGCGATGTCATCGGTACCGGTGGCAAGGTGATCCGGGGCATCACCGAGGAGACAGGCTGCCAGATCGACATCAGCGATGACGGCACCATCAACATCGCCTCGGCCAATGGCGAAAGCGCCAAGGCCGCCGAACGCATCATCCGGGGCATTGTCTCGGACGTGGAAAAAGATGCGGTCTACGAGGGCAAAGTGGTGCGCATCACCGACTTCGGCGCCTTCGTCAACATCCTGCCCAACAAGGATGGCTTGGTGCATATCTCCCAGCTTTCCAGCCAGCGGGTGGCCAAGGTTTCGGATGTGATCAAGGAAGGGGATGTGGTCAAGGTCAAGGTGTTGGACATCGATCGGCAAGGTCGTGTCAAGCTGACCATGAAGGATTTTTAA
- the rpsO gene encoding 30S ribosomal protein S15 produces MSITQERKQVLILEYAIKEGDTGSPEVQVALLTERINNLTEHLRGNIKDHHSRRGLLKMVGLRRRLLTYVKSQSNERYQTLIKRLNLRK; encoded by the coding sequence ATGTCGATCACCCAGGAGCGCAAGCAGGTACTCATCCTCGAATATGCCATCAAGGAAGGGGATACGGGTTCCCCGGAGGTGCAGGTAGCCTTGCTGACCGAACGCATCAACAATCTGACCGAGCATCTGCGCGGCAACATCAAGGATCATCACTCCCGGCGCGGCCTGCTGAAAATGGTCGGATTGCGTCGTCGTCTGCTGACCTATGTCAAGTCCCAGAGCAATGAGCGTTATCAGACCTTGATCAAGCGGTTGAATCTGCGCAAATAG